AAATGAAATTGAAGATCTATCCAAATTAGGCGAGTTTATTGGCACTCTGGAAAATGCAAAAAAGCTTGAGGTTTTGCCGTATCATAAGCTTGGCGTTTATAAATGGGAAGCATTAGGGCTTGAGTATCCACTTAAGGATGTCGAGCCTCCAGCCGACGATGAAGTGGAGAATGCATATAAGCTATTGACAGCCCATATTGCAGTGAATTAACAGCAGGATCCTTGCCTGCTGTTTTTCTCTGCATACATTTTGGATATATTTTTAGTATCATAGGGTTAATAGTTTTAGTGGAGGTACATTATGTATCAACTGTTTACAGAAATCAGCAATTTTTTGAGCGGACCATTTTTCACCCTCGTGAATCAGACTGAACAAATCCCCATATTGGCAAGCTTCCTTTTAGGACTTGTCGGTGCTCTTGCTCCATGCCAGCTGACAGGCAATCTCGGTGCAATCACCTACTATGGCAATCGGAGTCTGCAAACAAAAAGCCAGTGGATTGAGATTACATTTTTCATATTGGGGAAAGTATTGGTCTTTACACTGCTAGGACTTGCAGTCTGGATGGTCGGACAGAGCTTCCAGCAAGTCTTGCCAGGCTTCTTTTCCTGGTTCCGTAAACTGATGGGCCCTCTATTCATCCTGATCGGTCTGTCACTTATTGGTCTTTTCGCATTTAATTGGGTCAATCGCCTGACTTCTGTTCTGCCACAATGGAGAGGCAGCGGAAAAACAGGCTCATTTTTAATGGGGGTAAGCTTTTCAATCGCCTTCTGCCCTACGATGTTCTCCTTATTCTTCTTTACGCTTATGCCAATTGTGCTGAATACATCATACGGAGCAGTCCTGCCTTCTGTTTTTGCCATCGGCACTTCCATTCCGTTGATTATCTTTGCAGCAATCATTTCATACATCGGCCTGAACGGAACATTGATGAAAAAAGGTCGCAAGCTGGGTTCAATCGTACAGAAGATTGCTGGGTACATTTTAATCCTCGTTGGAATTTTTGATACAGTCACTTATTGGGGGTTGTGAATTTTTCTCACTGAAAAGTTGTTTATATTACGGCAGTTTCTTGACAGCTTTAGCCTCTTATCCTAAAAAGCTGTCACAATAACGAGATTTTCTTGACAGCTTGACCTCCGTATCCGGAATAGCTGTCACAATAACGGGATTTTCTTGACAGCTTTGACTTCGTAACCTGCAAAGCTGTCACAATAACGGGATTTTCTTGACAGCTTTAGCCTCTTATCCTGAAAAGCTGTCACAATAACGAGATTTTCTTGACAGCTTGACCTCCGTATCCGGAAAAGCTGTCACAATAACGAGATTTTCTTGACAGCTTTGACTTCTCCGTACCCTGAAGCTGTCAAAATACAAACAGTCTTTAAAGCGTTCCGTAGCTTGCTTTCCGAATTAGAGTAAGACAGAGCAGTTTGCTGCTCAAAAAAGCACTAAACTTGTGAAATGCAGTGACATATAACTTTGTAATAACCAAATAACATTCTGATATCAAAAAGCCATGGACGTCTAGTCCATGGCAATTCGTCTTATGCTATATTCATATTTTCCTTGTATCCAGGCTCACAGTTGATGCACACTGCTTCGTCGTAATCAACAGTGTTTACATCCTCTGGATTGTACTCGATCCCACATAGTGGGCACTCTACCATTTCTTCTTCATTATATTCTGCTGCATCTGGTATGGCATCATTGACCTTGAGTTCCCCCGCCCAAACACCGCTAATCGTAGACATTTCATTTTCTATATATTCATTCGCTGCTTCTTCTGTTTCCCATACACCATGGTCCCACAGCATTTCGTCAGCATCACCTGAATTAATCATTAGCCCATATACTACTTTTTTCATGATTTGCCACCCCTTTTCGATTTGGGAAGTTTGTTTTATATACATAGCCACTATTCTAATTTTTGAAACCCCCACTATTTGGGAAATGAAACTTTCTAAGTTTATTTCCGTATATATTATATAGATTGCTTAGAGTCTATTTTTCAAATATAATATATCAATGATCGAAAAGAGGTGATGGCATGCTATTGGAAATATATGCTCAGTCCGTTGATGCAACGGCCGTTTACAGCGCTTATTTGACTTTGCTCATCAGCATGTCGATGTCTGTGTTCTGGTTATACCGTGACGCCTCTATTCTCCAATCATGTTTATTGCGAATCAGGCTAAAGCCATCCACTTCTGAAGCAGCTTTTAACAATAAAGCTGAACTTGGGTTGAAGTTTCACCTTCAATTTCTTAAACGAATAAAAATTAAAATTGATCCGGGTGATGAGGACAGTCATTTTTCTCCTTTAGTTAATAACTAGATATATATTAGGAGGAGAAAAATGAAAAAGCTTTCCACCATGATTATTGTTCCACTTATACCAGCACTTTTAACTGGGTGCCAGGCGTTGACAAGCGAGGGGTCGTTTTTCCAATCAACATTCATCAACCCCTTCACCTGGCTCATCAAGCTATTCGCCGGCATCACAGGCGAAAGCTACGGTCTGGCGATTATTTTGATTACAGTGCTCATCAGGCTGGTGTTAATGCCCTTAATGTTAAAACAATACAAAAACCAGCAGAACATGAAAGAAAAGATGGAAGTCCTCAAGCCTGAAATGGATGAGATCCAGAAAAAAATTAAAGGGACTAAGGATCCGGCTGAGCAAAGAAAATTACAGCAGGAAATGATGGGGCTCTATCAGAAGCATGGCGTAAATCCCCTTTCTGTTGGCTGTCTGCCGATGCTGGTCCAGATGCCAATTTTGATGGGCCTTTATTATGCGATTAGCGGTTCTGCCGAAATTGCCAGTCACTCCTTTCTCTGGTTCAACCTGGGACATTCTGATATTTGGATCACGGCAGCTGCCGGGCTGATTTATTACCTGCAGTTTAAGGTCTCGATGTCCAATGTAACGGAGGAACAGAAAAAGCAGATGAAGTTCATGGGGCTGCTGTCACCAGTTATGATTGTGATGTTTTCATTAAATGCCCCCTCTGCCCTTCCCCTTTACTGGACAGTTGGCGGGATGTTCTTGATTATACAAACATTACTGGCAAGAAAGGTATATGCCCAAAAAGAAAGTCCAATTAGGGTTGAGAACCAAGCTTAATGTAATAAAGCCTTGGGAGTTACTTAGCTACTCCCCAGGCTTTTTTAGTGGAATTATATGGTTGACATCAAACTTTTCGTCAAGTTATACTTTTAATTAATGATATTTGAAGGGAATGGTAAAGAGCCGATGAAATACTAATCTTATTTTCTGCCCGATTTTTCTAATATGAAAAAACGTGTTGCCCGAAAATAGGATTAGTCTGCTCTTTTAGCCATTCCAGTAAATTTAAACCTGATCAAAGCGTGTTGCCTTATGGGGTAACAATGCTTGTTTTGTGGCGTTTGAATCTATTGTGAGTGTATTGCAGAACCTTCCGGGTGACACCTGGGAGGTTTTTTTGATGGATAAAATACTCACCTTCATTCAATAGTTACAAAACGAAAGGTGGAATTTTTTATGACAATCATGAAAATAAGAGGTATTCAGAAGAGCTTTAATGAAAAGCAAGTATTACAAAATGCGGAAATTGATATAAAACAAGACAGCCGTATTGGACTGGTCGGCAATAATGGCGCAGGTAAGACTACATTGGCCAATATCATATATGGGAGTATCGTCCCTGATAAAGGAATAATCGACACGTTTAACAGCAGCTTGAACATTGGCTATCTTAAACAATCCACGGAATATTCCATACATGACTTTGAGGACACCTATTCTCTTGCTGAAAACGGACTCTTTCAACTTTCAAGTCAGTTAGGTCTTAACAAGGATATTGATTGGGCAGATCCTGATTGGAGTAAGTTAAGCGGCGGTGAAAAGTTGAAACTTTCACTTGCAAGTGTGTGGGCAAGCAGGCCAGAACTACTTATACTCGATGAGCCAACAAACCACTTGGACTTGCAGGGTGTAGAGTGGCTAATTGACGAATTGAAAACTTTCAAAGGCGCCGTGATCATTATTTCCCATGACCGATATTTCCTCGACCGCACCGTGGCAGAAATTATCGAAATCGAGGATGGATCAACAAAATTATTTAAAGGTAACTACTCTTCTTACCGTCAGGAAAAAGAAAGATTATATGAAATTCAGCTTCATCAATACGAAATACAGCAAAAACACAAACAACAAATTGAACAGCAAATGGCAAATCTGAAAAACTGGTCCGAAAAAGCTCATCGGGATTCGACGAAACAAGGTTCGGCCTCTGAAAGAAGACAAATAGGATTCAAGGAATACCATCGGGTAAAAGCAAAGAAGATGGATAATCAAATAAAGTCGAAGATGAAAAGGCTGAATCAGGAGCTTGAAAAGAATGAGGTTACAGTGCCCAAGGAAGAAGCCAAGGTCCGTTTCGAGTTTCAGGATAGCCGAAAGAAAGGAAAACGCATTTTAGAAGCCCGAAAGCTTTCTAAATCCTTCGGCAGCCGCTGTTTGTTTGAAGAGAGCCATTTTTATATGAATCACGGAGAGAGAATGGCGTTGTTAGGGCCAAACGGCAGCGGTAAAACTACTCTGATCAAAATATTTCTTGGAGAAGAAACAGTTATATCAGGTGACGTTTGGGTCAGCGAAACAATAAGAATTGGATATCTCAGCCAGGATGTATCAGACCTCCCTCCAAATAAAACGGCACTGGAGTATTCAGGACTTACAGCCAGAGAATCAATCGGCAGAGCGAGGACGATTTTTGCTAATATTGGACTATCTGAAGAGAAGCTTACGGTTCCAATCAGCACCCTTAGTCTTGGCGAAAGGACGAGAGTAAAACTTGTGATGATGCTGTTGAGTGAAATCGATTTACTGATTCTAGACGAACCTACCAACCATCTCGACTTGGCCAGCAGGGAAAGTCTCGAAAAAACATTGCTGAACTTCCAAGGATCTATAATAACTGTCTCACATGATGTTTATTTTCAGGAGAAAATCAGTAATAAACTTCTTTTGATTGAAAAAGGAAAGATTAGCAGGAAAGAGTATGGGATGAAGGAATTCAACAACCAAAACACATCTCCGATTGCAGAAAGTAAGGAAAAAGAAAATCAATTGATGGTTCTCCAAAATGAAATCAACGCTCTCATTGGCAGATTGTCTTTCATGGGAAAAGGTGAGCCTGGATATGAGCAACTCGACAAGGATCTTACAGAGCTATTGAAAAAGAAAAGAAACCTGTCCTAATCTTATTTATAGTAAAATAAAAACTGCACCTGCCATTGTTAGATTGGTGTCTAACATCTGCAGGTGCAGTTTCCCATTCTTATAATAATCTTCCAATAATAAGCCCTGAGGCTGCACTCAACAGACCTCCAATATAAGTACAAACTAGATACAACACGACAGCTTTGTTTTGTTTGTTGCTGAATAGCTTGACCAAGTCAACATTCAATGTGGAAAAAGTGGTGAATGCCCCCATGAATCCTGTAGCAGCAAAAAGATACAAGTTCCCCTGAATTCCTTGCCCAACTATCCAGCCAAGCAGAAAAGATCCTAGGAGGTTCACAGTAAGTGTAGCGACAGGCAGCATCGATTGGGGCATTAACTTTTGGACACCGAACCTTGAGAGAGCTCCAGCCATTCCACCTAAAGCAACCAGAACAAACCCAGTCATTTTCCCGCCTCCCTGCCAAGTCCTCCGCCAAGCTTATAACCTGCCGCTGCAAGGATCAGCCCGACAACCGCACTGAGAAGTACATAAAATATTGCCATACCTATACTGCCGTTCTCTATCATTACCAGCGTTTCAAGGCTGAAGGTCGAAAATGTTGTGAAAGATCCTGTTAGACCCGTACCAATTGTTGCCGACAGTACAGGATTCAGTTTTCTTCTTGCTATGATGCGGGCCGTGAACCACCCCAAGAACAACGAGCCTGTGTAATTGGCAATTAATGTACCCATGGGAAATCCATTATTAAATAATTCGCTTGTGCTAAGACTGACCAAGTACCGCAAGAGGCTGCCTAACATTCCCCCAAGCCCTACTCCTAGATATACCAATGAAATAACCTTCCTTTTGTACTGCTATTTTCGATTCAATTTATCTTGTAATTCTGTTTTAATCTGCGGCCACTCTTCTTTAAGAATGCTAAAGACAACGGTGTCCCTGACATACCCGTCAGCGATAATTCGATGTTTTCTCAACACCCCTTCTCTTTGGGCACCGAGACGGGCAATAGCATTTTGCGAGCGTACATTCCTGTAATCGGTACAAAATTGCACTCTGTTTACTTCCATTTTTTCAAAAGCATGTTGGAGCATGAGCAATTTTGTTTCTGTATTCACACTCGTTCTCCAGTAATCTGGACTGTACCATGTCCAGCCAATCTCAAGTGATTTATGTGCTGCTGAAATATCAAGATATCTTGAACTGCCCACTATTTTATCTGATTTATAATCAAGAACGACAAATGGTATTTGAGTTCCTTTCTCTCTCTCAACCATTGCAGCTTCAATAACCTTTCTCATATCTTCTTTGCTTCTGACCTTCGAAGATGTAAACTCCCATATAGACTGGTTTTGCCCGGCTTCCCACAAACCATCAAGCTGACTACTTTCCATTGGCAAAAGCTTTACATTTTTACCTTCTAGAGTGACTTTTTTATCCATCTTCCCAACTCCCAATTGGTTTTATATTCCTTTATCATACCACTGGGGAAGATAGTCTGGGAATTCCTTCATTAATAAAGGTTTTTCTTTTCGTTTTCTCATAAAATAATAAAAACAGGCACCTTGTTTTTTACGTTTATAATTGCAATCTTCATTCAGAAGTCTACTCGAAAAGAGCCTATAAACTTTAATAATGCGTCAATTAAGAACATGTACTAAAAGCAACAAATCAATGCGAAAACGGCTTTAATGCAAAAAAGAATCCCCAAACGAAAGGCTGCCCGGTCTCCCGGACAGCCTTAACTCTTATTTTACCTCTTCAAAATATTCTTTGTAATAGCCGCCAACCTTGCCGGAATTATCAACAATGAAATAAAATTCCTCGGTTTCGTTTTTCACTTCATATACCTTTCCAGTTGTCAGTTTGTTATTTACAATGTATTTTTTTGCATCTGTGTGAACGCACTTCAAAGTCTTAATCGTCTCGCGTTCGTGCCAGTTCGTGTGGATCATCTTTTGCACTTCCTTTATATGAGTTTCATACTCTATAGTATAAAGAAAAGATGATACAATAGGCAATAGTTAGCTGGCATTCGCTTCCTCACCGGCAATTTTCAAACCATGGATTTCCGATTGATCAAAAGTCATTGTTTCGCCAGTAATTACATTTTTCAAAGTTATATAACAAACATCACAGATTACATCTTTACGAATATATTGTAAAAAAGAGAAACGTTCATTTTTGTAAATCAGTTCATAAAAACCCGTTTTAGTAAAACCATTCATGTTAACCCCTCTTTCCAGGATGTTTTCATCTTGGTGTTTGGCTGTGTCTTTCTATACCACAATCAAGACTTGTATTAAACATCCCGGGATAAAAGGAAAATATCCCCTACAAACTGTTAATTGGAGCAATTAACTCTTTTCCCTCATTTTTGGCCGAATTAATTTCGGTGGAAACCTGGTAAGCTTCCATCGCGTCGGCATCTAACGGAACCAAAAGCTGTTTAAGTTCTTGAGGTTGGGCAATCGAACTGTCTAGCCAAATATCAAGCTTGTCTTCCGGAAGGATCACAGGCATTCTGTCATGAATTTTTTCGGTGATCTCATTTGGACTAGTAGTGATTATCGTGCAGGAAGTAATCCCCTTCCCATCCTTATTCCAACTTTCCCAGAGCCCGGCTAACGCAAACGGCTTTTTATTTTTCATACCGAATCGGTATGGCTGTTTTTGTTTGCCATCTTTTTTCCATTCGTAAAATCCATCAGTAAGGATCAGGCACCGCCTTTGTTTAAAAGCATGCTTGAAACTCGCTTTCTCATCTACTGTCTCCGCGCGAGCATTAATCATTCTGTAACCGATTTTTTCGTCATCCGCCCAGAATGGAATCAATCCCCACCTCATTCTTGTCCCTATCCTGCCCTCCCCATTATCAATCACCGTCAAAATGTCCTGTCCAGGAGCTATATTGTACCTTGCATCAAGATCCTCCTGGAATTCGAACTGAAATTGTTCCTTCAATGAACCTATATCCTCAAATAATGAAAACCTTCCGCACATTTTCTTTCCTCCAACCGATGTTTTTTACTATAATTCCCGTCCTTTTCAGGAAGTAACATCTTCTGTCGTAAAAAAATAAGCCAAGCTTCTTTGAGCCTGACTTATCTATATCTTTTCAGCATTCAAATTCTTTTTCATTTTAACCCTAAGTGCAATGTTTGCTGCTACTAGGAATGGGATGATTGATGCAATTGTAAATCCAAGCGCATAACCTGATATACTTTCATTCAAAACTCTATCGTTTATGCTAAAGCCAAGAAATGTTATACCAATGCCATCCCCATCCACATGGTCAATGACCGACCATAGTTCAATCCCTTTAATAAGGAATAAACCACTTATGATCGACAGCAATAAAACCCATAGCCATTTCATACGACCATACCTCCAAAATCCCAGAACCCTCAAAAAAGTTCAGGTGTATACACTATATTATAGGGAGATATGGTATTAATTAATATAAAGCTAGCGCAGTTGTAACAAAATGTTCATAATGTTGTTCTTAATTTCGTCAATAAGGATCTAATTGTTTGCAAAATTAAATACACTCAAAAAGAAAATTTATTTTTCATCAATCGATCCAGCTGCAGAAATGCATTTTTCACAGCTTCTTTTGGAACTTCCTGATAGCGGTCCCCAATGCTCACTTCAAAATAACATGAAGATTCTCCTGTTGCCTTCAGGTGATTAATGATCCCCACACCTGTTTCGCGTATCACTTCTACCAAAATTGGTTCTATTTCCTCTTTAGAATGAGGAAACTGGACATGAAACATGTTTGAAACTGGAATTGCAGGCAGTGTGGAAACGTGATGACAAGAATTAAAGAAAACCGCAAGCTCCTTTGCATTTTCATAATACACAGGCATTTTTTTAGATTTCTGATTGAAAAAATGGTCTGCTGAAATAATATATGGGTACAGGCTAATCAGATCACCGCCATACCTCCTTTTCCAGACCTTTGATTTAGCAATGAACGTAGCTTCCCCCGCAAGAATTGCACCGGCAATTCCTCCGATTCCTTTGTAAAAAGAAAGATAGACACTGTCAAACAGCTCGCAAACTTCAGAAGCAGTCTTCTCATAATAGGGCAGCACTTCCAAGAGTCTGGCACCATCAAGGTGCAGCTTAATGCCATTCTTTCGGCAATGTTTTGAAATTTCTTCTAGAGTTTCGTAGCTAGGCAGTTGCCCGCCTATCTCCCTTTGCGGCAATTCCAGCAAAAGGCAAGCAACTTCTTCTTCCATGGAGACAACGTCATCAAGCTCAATAACACGTGTTTCGTCCGCAAGCAAAACCGTTTTGATATTATGTAATTCCTTTAGTCCATCCTCCTCATGGATTTCCAGGTGACTTAACGGATGGTATGCAACTTTTTGCAGTTCTTTTTCATCACACCAAATACGCATTGCGATTTGTTGGGCCATCGTTCCGCTCGGAAAGAA
This window of the Mesobacillus jeotgali genome carries:
- a CDS encoding urease accessory protein UreH domain-containing protein, translated to MYQLFTEISNFLSGPFFTLVNQTEQIPILASFLLGLVGALAPCQLTGNLGAITYYGNRSLQTKSQWIEITFFILGKVLVFTLLGLAVWMVGQSFQQVLPGFFSWFRKLMGPLFILIGLSLIGLFAFNWVNRLTSVLPQWRGSGKTGSFLMGVSFSIAFCPTMFSLFFFTLMPIVLNTSYGAVLPSVFAIGTSIPLIIFAAIISYIGLNGTLMKKGRKLGSIVQKIAGYILILVGIFDTVTYWGL
- a CDS encoding PHD finger domain-containing protein, with product MKKVVYGLMINSGDADEMLWDHGVWETEEAANEYIENEMSTISGVWAGELKVNDAIPDAAEYNEEEMVECPLCGIEYNPEDVNTVDYDEAVCINCEPGYKENMNIA
- the yidC gene encoding membrane protein insertase YidC, with the protein product MKKLSTMIIVPLIPALLTGCQALTSEGSFFQSTFINPFTWLIKLFAGITGESYGLAIILITVLIRLVLMPLMLKQYKNQQNMKEKMEVLKPEMDEIQKKIKGTKDPAEQRKLQQEMMGLYQKHGVNPLSVGCLPMLVQMPILMGLYYAISGSAEIASHSFLWFNLGHSDIWITAAAGLIYYLQFKVSMSNVTEEQKKQMKFMGLLSPVMIVMFSLNAPSALPLYWTVGGMFLIIQTLLARKVYAQKESPIRVENQA
- the abc-f gene encoding ribosomal protection-like ABC-F family protein, with translation MTIMKIRGIQKSFNEKQVLQNAEIDIKQDSRIGLVGNNGAGKTTLANIIYGSIVPDKGIIDTFNSSLNIGYLKQSTEYSIHDFEDTYSLAENGLFQLSSQLGLNKDIDWADPDWSKLSGGEKLKLSLASVWASRPELLILDEPTNHLDLQGVEWLIDELKTFKGAVIIISHDRYFLDRTVAEIIEIEDGSTKLFKGNYSSYRQEKERLYEIQLHQYEIQQKHKQQIEQQMANLKNWSEKAHRDSTKQGSASERRQIGFKEYHRVKAKKMDNQIKSKMKRLNQELEKNEVTVPKEEAKVRFEFQDSRKKGKRILEARKLSKSFGSRCLFEESHFYMNHGERMALLGPNGSGKTTLIKIFLGEETVISGDVWVSETIRIGYLSQDVSDLPPNKTALEYSGLTARESIGRARTIFANIGLSEEKLTVPISTLSLGERTRVKLVMMLLSEIDLLILDEPTNHLDLASRESLEKTLLNFQGSIITVSHDVYFQEKISNKLLLIEKGKISRKEYGMKEFNNQNTSPIAESKEKENQLMVLQNEINALIGRLSFMGKGEPGYEQLDKDLTELLKKKRNLS
- a CDS encoding fluoride efflux transporter FluC, which produces MTGFVLVALGGMAGALSRFGVQKLMPQSMLPVATLTVNLLGSFLLGWIVGQGIQGNLYLFAATGFMGAFTTFSTLNVDLVKLFSNKQNKAVVLYLVCTYIGGLLSAASGLIIGRLL
- the crcB gene encoding fluoride efflux transporter CrcB; its protein translation is MVYLGVGLGGMLGSLLRYLVSLSTSELFNNGFPMGTLIANYTGSLFLGWFTARIIARRKLNPVLSATIGTGLTGSFTTFSTFSLETLVMIENGSIGMAIFYVLLSAVVGLILAAAGYKLGGGLGREAGK
- a CDS encoding GNAT family N-acetyltransferase; the encoded protein is MDKKVTLEGKNVKLLPMESSQLDGLWEAGQNQSIWEFTSSKVRSKEDMRKVIEAAMVEREKGTQIPFVVLDYKSDKIVGSSRYLDISAAHKSLEIGWTWYSPDYWRTSVNTETKLLMLQHAFEKMEVNRVQFCTDYRNVRSQNAIARLGAQREGVLRKHRIIADGYVRDTVVFSILKEEWPQIKTELQDKLNRK
- a CDS encoding DUF6501 family protein gives rise to the protein MIHTNWHERETIKTLKCVHTDAKKYIVNNKLTTGKVYEVKNETEEFYFIVDNSGKVGGYYKEYFEEVK
- a CDS encoding SOS response-associated peptidase, translated to MCGRFSLFEDIGSLKEQFQFEFQEDLDARYNIAPGQDILTVIDNGEGRIGTRMRWGLIPFWADDEKIGYRMINARAETVDEKASFKHAFKQRRCLILTDGFYEWKKDGKQKQPYRFGMKNKKPFALAGLWESWNKDGKGITSCTIITTSPNEITEKIHDRMPVILPEDKLDIWLDSSIAQPQELKQLLVPLDADAMEAYQVSTEINSAKNEGKELIAPINSL
- a CDS encoding threonine aldolase family protein, translating into MSISLQDAFNKSTYQLPGHGKRNVQVLKDAFENIDGQLDSDIYGTGKIIEAFQDKMAAFLGKEKAVFFPSGTMAQQIAMRIWCDEKELQKVAYHPLSHLEIHEEDGLKELHNIKTVLLADETRVIELDDVVSMEEEVACLLLELPQREIGGQLPSYETLEEISKHCRKNGIKLHLDGARLLEVLPYYEKTASEVCELFDSVYLSFYKGIGGIAGAILAGEATFIAKSKVWKRRYGGDLISLYPYIISADHFFNQKSKKMPVYYENAKELAVFFNSCHHVSTLPAIPVSNMFHVQFPHSKEEIEPILVEVIRETGVGIINHLKATGESSCYFEVSIGDRYQEVPKEAVKNAFLQLDRLMKNKFSF